A region from the Geobacillus vulcani PSS1 genome encodes:
- the ilvA gene encoding threonine ammonia-lyase IlvA, with protein sequence MEQQLKRKQGAVYVEDILIAYHTLKDVVFHTPLQKNPLLSERYGCNVYLKREDLQVVRSFKLRGAYNRMKHLTDEERRNGIVCASAGNHAQGVAYSCRALGVHGKIYMPATTPRQKVSQVQLFGKDMVEIVLVGDTFDDSYNEAVKCAEAEGRTFIHPFDDEYVIAGQGTIGVEVLNDCDEPIDFLFASIGGGGLMAGLGTYVKSISPSTKVIGVEPAGAPSMKAALERGHVVTLAEIDKFVDGAAVKTVGEKTFALCRGVLDDIVVVPEGKVCTTILELYNENAIVAEPAGALPIAALDFYKEQIRGKTVVCVVSGGNNDIDRMQEIKERSMIYEGLQHYFIVNFPQRAGALREFLDEVLGPTDDITRFEYTKKNNKESGPALVGIELKRREDYAPLIERMKKKGFPFQEVNKDPNLFHLLI encoded by the coding sequence ATGGAACAACAGCTGAAACGGAAGCAAGGGGCGGTATACGTCGAGGACATTTTGATCGCGTATCATACGCTGAAGGATGTTGTTTTCCATACGCCGCTGCAAAAAAACCCGCTGTTATCCGAGCGTTACGGGTGCAACGTTTATTTGAAGCGCGAGGATTTGCAAGTCGTGCGCTCGTTTAAGCTGCGGGGGGCGTACAACCGGATGAAGCATTTAACCGATGAGGAGCGGCGCAACGGAATTGTATGCGCCAGCGCCGGCAACCATGCCCAAGGGGTGGCCTATTCATGCCGGGCGCTTGGCGTGCATGGGAAAATTTATATGCCGGCGACGACGCCTCGGCAAAAAGTGTCGCAAGTGCAGCTGTTTGGCAAAGACATGGTCGAGATCGTCCTTGTCGGCGACACGTTTGATGATTCATACAACGAAGCGGTGAAATGCGCCGAAGCGGAAGGACGGACGTTCATTCACCCGTTTGATGATGAATACGTCATCGCCGGACAGGGGACGATTGGCGTCGAGGTGCTCAACGACTGCGATGAACCGATCGACTTTTTGTTCGCCAGCATTGGCGGCGGGGGATTGATGGCCGGGCTGGGAACGTATGTGAAAAGCATTTCTCCGTCCACCAAAGTCATCGGCGTCGAGCCGGCCGGCGCCCCGTCGATGAAAGCGGCGCTCGAGCGCGGACATGTCGTAACGCTTGCGGAAATCGACAAGTTTGTGGACGGGGCTGCCGTCAAGACGGTCGGGGAAAAGACGTTCGCCTTATGCCGCGGGGTGCTTGATGACATCGTCGTTGTTCCGGAAGGGAAAGTGTGTACGACGATTTTGGAGTTGTACAACGAAAACGCCATTGTCGCCGAACCAGCGGGGGCGTTGCCGATCGCGGCGCTTGATTTTTACAAGGAACAAATCCGCGGCAAGACGGTCGTCTGCGTCGTCAGCGGTGGCAACAACGACATTGACCGGATGCAGGAAATCAAAGAGCGCTCGATGATTTACGAAGGACTGCAACACTATTTCATCGTCAACTTCCCGCAGCGGGCCGGGGCGCTGCGCGAGTTTTTGGATGAAGTGCTTGGTCCGACGGATGATATCACCCGGTTTGAATACACGAAGAAAAACAACAAAGAAAGCGGACCGGCGCTCGTCGGCATCGAGCTGAAACGGCGCGAAGACTACGCACCGCTCATCGAGCGGATGAAGAAAAAAGGCTTCCCGTTCCAAGAGGTCAACAAAGACCCGAACTTGTTCCATCTATTGATTTGA
- a CDS encoding YpmP family protein → MLFKSLEFKNAYGQKVKIIEIPVLEEENTYRFMIQLRLEAFIAKVYRSRTNRSVYSFREHLKKVLKWPVYEQIFKETVLKHNA, encoded by the coding sequence TTGCTATTCAAAAGCCTCGAGTTCAAAAACGCATATGGACAGAAGGTCAAGATTATCGAAATTCCTGTATTGGAGGAAGAGAACACATACCGATTCATGATCCAACTGCGCTTGGAGGCGTTTATTGCAAAAGTGTATCGGTCGAGAACGAACCGTTCCGTTTACTCGTTCCGCGAACATTTGAAGAAAGTGCTGAAATGGCCGGTATATGAACAGATCTTTAAAGAAACGGTGCTAAAGCATAATGCATGA
- a CDS encoding SCO family protein, with product MWKRMMMIAAICLLAACGKTIPDAKNWPVEDFTFVDQTGKQFGLRDLKGKVWVADFIFTNCETVCPPMTAHMAKLKQMAKKEGLDVEFVSFSVDPEVDTPEKLAAYAKQFTDDLSNWHLLTGYSPAEISELAQKSFKTIVQKPANDDQVVHGTSFYLVGPDGKVVQTYSGVQDVPYETILEHIKIVQSSQ from the coding sequence ATGTGGAAACGAATGATGATGATCGCGGCCATTTGTTTGCTCGCTGCATGCGGAAAAACGATTCCGGATGCGAAAAACTGGCCGGTGGAGGACTTTACGTTTGTCGATCAGACGGGCAAGCAGTTTGGGCTTCGCGACTTAAAAGGAAAAGTGTGGGTTGCGGATTTTATTTTTACAAACTGCGAGACCGTTTGTCCGCCGATGACGGCCCATATGGCTAAACTAAAGCAAATGGCAAAGAAAGAAGGACTGGATGTCGAGTTTGTCTCCTTCAGCGTTGATCCGGAAGTCGACACGCCGGAAAAACTGGCAGCGTATGCGAAACAATTTACAGATGACCTATCAAACTGGCATTTGCTTACCGGATACAGCCCGGCCGAGATCAGCGAGTTGGCGCAAAAAAGCTTTAAAACGATTGTGCAAAAGCCGGCCAATGACGACCAAGTCGTGCATGGCACCAGTTTTTATTTGGTCGGGCCAGACGGAAAAGTAGTTCAGACGTACAGCGGCGTACAAGATGTGCCATACGAAAC